A part of Vespertiliibacter pulmonis genomic DNA contains:
- the znuB gene encoding zinc ABC transporter permease subunit ZnuB, producing the protein MFEILFPAWLAGLLLAFVTAPLGAFVVWRKMAYFGDTLSHSALLGVALGIFLQIDPYLAVIIITILLALGLVWLEQRSNHSVDTILGIIAHCSLSLGVITISLLDNVRVDLMSYLFGDLLAIDFNDVIFIGIGVLFIATILALFWKKLLSITVSPELAQIEGLNIARLRLLLMVLTALTIALSMKFVGALIITSLLIIPSATARRFAHTPETMVIYAIFFSIIAISGGLILSGLKDTPAGPSVVICAGAMFLLSLCKKIAK; encoded by the coding sequence ATGTTTGAAATTCTATTTCCTGCTTGGCTTGCAGGATTGCTTTTAGCATTTGTTACGGCACCACTCGGGGCGTTTGTAGTATGGCGAAAAATGGCATATTTTGGAGACACCCTATCCCACTCAGCGTTACTTGGGGTTGCACTCGGTATTTTTCTACAAATTGACCCCTATCTAGCGGTAATTATCATCACAATTTTACTTGCTTTAGGCTTAGTTTGGCTGGAGCAACGTTCTAATCACTCGGTAGATACTATTTTAGGAATTATTGCACACTGTAGTCTCTCTCTTGGGGTCATTACTATTAGTTTACTTGACAATGTACGGGTAGACTTAATGTCCTATCTTTTTGGCGATTTACTGGCAATTGATTTTAATGATGTCATTTTTATCGGCATTGGCGTGCTATTTATAGCGACTATTTTGGCATTGTTCTGGAAAAAATTACTATCGATTACCGTAAGCCCTGAACTTGCTCAAATCGAAGGGCTAAATATTGCCCGTTTACGCCTATTATTGATGGTTTTAACTGCCTTGACGATTGCACTAAGTATGAAATTTGTAGGGGCTTTAATTATTACTTCTCTACTCATTATCCCATCGGCAACTGCACGCCGTTTCGCTCACACGCCAGAGACGATGGTCATTTATGCTATCTTTTTCAGTATCATAGCCATCTCAGGTGGTCTTATTTTATCAGGATTAAAAGATACCCCCGCAGGTCCTTCTGTTGTAATTTGTGCTGGTGCAATGTTTCTACTTTCTTTATGTAAAAAAATAGCAAAATAA
- the znuC gene encoding zinc ABC transporter ATP-binding protein ZnuC produces the protein MQITRVKPITQPNNEPLIRLEKINVTLESKSILQNITLNIYPNSITTIVGPNGGGKSTLLKVLLKLLPATSGQIYHKKDIKIGYVPQKLHLDSSIPITVRKFLSLKPRVTQALIDESLELFSITHLAQSSMQKLSGGELQRVLLARAILDRPHLLVLDEPMQGVDITGQTELYQLLNKTRDWLNCAILMVSHDLNIVMANTDEVLCVNRHICCAGTPEKISMEPSFIHFFGDQFAKNVAFYAHNHNHHHNLHGDVCGGNCQH, from the coding sequence ATGCAAATTACACGAGTTAAGCCGATTACTCAACCCAATAATGAGCCATTGATCCGTTTAGAAAAGATTAACGTAACCTTAGAAAGTAAATCAATTTTACAAAATATCACGCTCAATATTTATCCAAATTCTATTACAACGATTGTCGGGCCCAATGGTGGTGGAAAATCAACCTTGTTAAAAGTATTACTTAAGTTATTACCCGCAACAAGCGGCCAGATATATCATAAAAAAGACATAAAAATTGGCTATGTTCCACAAAAATTACATTTAGATTCATCTATTCCCATTACAGTCCGTAAATTTTTGTCTCTTAAACCAAGGGTAACTCAAGCTCTGATTGATGAATCTCTTGAACTTTTTTCTATCACTCATTTAGCTCAAAGTAGTATGCAAAAATTATCAGGCGGAGAATTACAAAGAGTATTGTTAGCTCGTGCAATTTTAGACCGCCCACACCTACTTGTCTTAGACGAACCAATGCAAGGCGTAGATATTACAGGGCAAACAGAACTCTATCAACTACTAAATAAAACACGAGATTGGCTAAATTGTGCAATTTTAATGGTTTCTCACGATCTTAATATTGTAATGGCAAATACGGACGAAGTATTGTGTGTTAATCGACACATCTGTTGTGCCGGCACACCCGAAAAAATTTCAATGGAACCAAGTTTTATCCATTTTTTTGGCGATCAATTTGCTAAAAATGTGGCATTCTACGCTCATAATCATAACCATCACCACAATCTTCACGGTGATGTCTGCGGTGGTAACTGCCAACACTAA
- the mepM gene encoding murein DD-endopeptidase MepM: MALFCIVIGIGLAVKSQPEYHHSSSKQTEQKNIVNAPLVNEVADNPDPFATSANNLALMALSDTKMEDVALDNLSHSAISNAKDLTYIDIQDNELDEVDVQSPTDENATSYEDEFVAEDDVDDETIERLQDAAAKDKQKKSGEILSEEAEQALDSFLDVAEQAIRIQNQFSYTVARGDKLKDVLEQSGLSNATARVLEKKFPQLATLTPGQQFYWILNKDGELEYMNWLVSEKEEKIFERKSKNQFSVQTIEKQGVWKQDVVRGVLNGDFTSSLKKQGLSNRQISQLASGIQWQIATNKLKKGDKYVILVKREYINNKVTELGNVEAIHILSGNKSYYAIQADNGRYYSRHGETLGKGFSRYPLQFTPRISSPFNPRRRHPVTGRIAPHKGVDLGVQSGTPVIAPADGVVEHVAYQANGAGRYIKVRHGGQYTTVYMHLSRALVRVGQSVKKGERIAISGNTGRSTGPHLHYEFHINGQPVNPLTVRLPGTGSGMPEKERQAFLAKARMIEAKLKL, translated from the coding sequence ATGGCGTTGTTCTGCATTGTAATTGGCATTGGTTTAGCGGTTAAATCGCAACCAGAGTATCATCATTCGTCTAGTAAACAAACAGAGCAAAAAAATATAGTTAACGCACCGCTTGTTAATGAGGTTGCGGATAATCCTGATCCCTTTGCGACTTCAGCAAATAATTTGGCATTAATGGCATTATCTGATACGAAAATGGAAGATGTAGCATTAGATAACCTTTCTCATTCCGCTATTTCAAATGCAAAAGATCTTACTTATATTGATATTCAAGATAATGAACTTGATGAAGTAGATGTTCAGTCTCCAACTGATGAAAATGCGACATCTTATGAAGATGAATTTGTGGCGGAAGATGATGTTGATGATGAAACAATTGAGCGTTTACAAGATGCAGCGGCTAAAGATAAACAAAAAAAATCGGGAGAAATATTGTCTGAAGAAGCTGAACAAGCATTGGATAGTTTTTTAGATGTCGCAGAGCAGGCTATTCGTATTCAAAATCAATTTAGCTATACAGTTGCTCGAGGCGATAAATTAAAAGATGTATTGGAGCAATCGGGATTAAGCAATGCAACAGCTCGGGTACTAGAGAAAAAATTTCCTCAATTAGCGACATTGACACCGGGGCAACAATTTTATTGGATCCTAAACAAAGACGGTGAGCTAGAATATATGAATTGGTTGGTATCCGAAAAAGAAGAGAAAATTTTTGAACGTAAATCGAAAAATCAGTTTTCTGTACAAACCATAGAAAAACAGGGCGTTTGGAAACAAGATGTAGTAAGAGGTGTTCTCAATGGAGATTTTACTTCGAGTTTAAAAAAACAAGGGCTTTCTAACCGACAAATTTCTCAGCTTGCATCAGGTATTCAATGGCAAATTGCAACCAATAAGCTAAAAAAAGGGGATAAATACGTTATTTTAGTGAAACGAGAATATATCAATAATAAGGTAACAGAATTAGGTAATGTGGAGGCTATCCATATTCTTAGTGGTAATAAAAGCTATTATGCTATTCAGGCAGATAATGGGCGTTATTATAGCCGGCATGGTGAAACGTTAGGTAAGGGATTTTCTCGCTATCCGTTACAATTTACACCTAGAATTTCATCGCCTTTTAACCCAAGACGAAGACACCCCGTTACTGGACGAATTGCTCCTCATAAAGGGGTTGATTTAGGTGTACAAAGTGGAACACCAGTTATTGCTCCAGCTGATGGTGTTGTTGAGCATGTGGCTTATCAAGCAAATGGTGCAGGGCGTTATATTAAAGTGCGACATGGTGGACAGTATACTACGGTCTATATGCACTTAAGTAGGGCGTTAGTTCGTGTAGGACAGAGTGTGAAAAAAGGTGAGCGTATTGCTATTTCAGGTAATACAGGGCGTTCAACAGGTCCACATTTGCATTATGAGTTTCATATTAACGGACAGCCAGTTAATCCATTAACGGTAAGGCTACCAGGAACAGGTTCTGGAATGCCAGAGAAAGAGCGGCAGGCATTTTTAGCAAAAGCTCGAATGATCGAAGCAAAATTAAAACTATAA
- the dsbC gene encoding bifunctional protein-disulfide isomerase/oxidoreductase DsbC — MVATVASLISSSIWASVNLEKQLESVGATNVKIAESALPGFKTAVSDQGVVQISQDGRFVIYGKVFELKSGKAIDITNNALMKQLNALSNEMIVFPAKNQKYVVNIFTDITCQYCHILHQQIKEYNDLGITIRYLAFPRGGLNTQVAKQMEAVWSAEDKVFALNEAESGRLPKTVKTPSVVKKHYNLGIQFGITGTPSIITSEGEVIPGYVEPKELLKMLQSS; from the coding sequence ATGGTAGCAACAGTAGCAAGTTTAATTTCAAGCTCGATTTGGGCAAGCGTTAATTTGGAAAAACAGCTTGAAAGTGTTGGAGCAACAAATGTTAAAATTGCAGAATCGGCTTTACCAGGCTTTAAAACCGCAGTATCTGATCAAGGTGTTGTGCAAATTAGTCAAGATGGGCGTTTCGTAATTTATGGTAAAGTGTTTGAATTAAAAAGTGGTAAAGCGATAGACATCACAAATAATGCGTTAATGAAACAGTTGAATGCCTTAAGCAACGAAATGATTGTATTTCCTGCGAAGAATCAAAAATATGTAGTGAATATTTTTACGGATATTACTTGCCAATATTGCCATATTTTGCATCAGCAGATAAAAGAATACAATGACTTAGGTATTACTATACGTTATTTAGCATTTCCTCGAGGCGGATTAAATACGCAAGTCGCTAAACAAATGGAGGCAGTGTGGAGTGCCGAAGATAAGGTATTTGCATTGAATGAAGCTGAAAGTGGACGTCTCCCGAAAACAGTAAAAACTCCTAGTGTGGTTAAAAAGCATTATAACTTAGGTATTCAGTTTGGCATAACGGGAACACCTAGTATCATTACATCAGAAGGAGAAGTGATCCCTGGCTATGTTGAGCCAAAAGAACTATTGAAAATGTTACAAAGCTCTTAG
- the recJ gene encoding single-stranded-DNA-specific exonuclease RecJ produces the protein MNKLIKRRPLLTDECISDHPLLNRIYQARGVKSRKQLDLSLKGIHNPNQLANIEQAVELLFQSYQQQERIVIVGDFDADGATSTALAILALRQFGFQNVDYIIPDRFSQGYGLSIDVAQMVIEKGVDLVLTVDNGISSFQGIDLLKFHGIKVLITDHHLPTDSLPNADAIVNPNLATCEFPSKSLAGVGVIFYVMIALRAKLRKEGAFKTKEPNISELLDLVALGTVADVVPLDHNNRILVSQGLNRIRSGQAKVGIQALAEVGKRELSSLQASDLGFSIAPRLNAAGRLENMSLGVELLICENLMTARQLALELDSLNQTRKEFEQEMKAEALAICAKLPNLIDYSVASGIILFQADWHQGVIGILASRIKDQFNRPTIVFAQEDEQSELLRGSARSIIGVHMRDLLERIDTNYPDLIIKFGGHAMAAGLTIAREKLPQFEQAFNNVVQTFIEPEQLQGIIYTDGELQTNELNLDTAELLKQAGPWGQHFSEPIFEGDFKILHQKLVGQKHLALIVESSEGMQIDAIWFNIDLRQYPDYSIKSAKLIYKLNINEFRGNRNLQLLVEDLSI, from the coding sequence ATGAATAAACTCATCAAACGTCGTCCGTTATTAACGGACGAATGTATATCCGATCACCCGTTATTAAACCGTATTTATCAAGCTCGAGGAGTAAAATCTCGAAAGCAATTGGATTTATCATTAAAGGGAATACATAACCCAAATCAACTGGCTAATATTGAACAAGCGGTCGAATTATTGTTTCAAAGTTATCAACAGCAAGAAAGAATAGTGATTGTAGGAGATTTTGATGCTGATGGGGCAACTAGCACGGCTTTAGCAATATTAGCTCTACGTCAATTTGGCTTTCAGAACGTGGATTATATCATTCCTGATCGATTTTCTCAGGGATATGGATTAAGTATTGATGTTGCACAAATGGTTATAGAAAAAGGCGTTGATTTGGTCTTAACCGTAGATAATGGTATCTCGTCTTTTCAGGGAATCGATTTGTTGAAATTTCATGGTATAAAAGTGCTGATCACGGATCACCATTTACCAACAGATTCTTTACCTAATGCTGATGCGATTGTGAATCCAAATCTAGCAACGTGCGAATTTCCGTCTAAATCATTAGCTGGTGTGGGCGTTATTTTTTATGTAATGATTGCGTTGAGAGCAAAGCTACGTAAAGAAGGTGCTTTCAAAACTAAAGAACCAAATATTTCAGAATTACTTGATCTAGTTGCATTGGGAACGGTTGCAGATGTTGTTCCCCTTGACCACAACAATAGAATTTTAGTATCACAAGGGTTAAATCGTATTCGTTCGGGACAGGCTAAAGTTGGTATTCAAGCACTAGCTGAAGTGGGTAAGCGTGAGTTATCAAGTTTGCAAGCCAGTGATTTAGGATTTTCCATTGCACCACGTTTAAATGCAGCGGGTCGGCTAGAGAATATGTCTCTTGGCGTTGAGTTATTGATTTGTGAAAATTTAATGACGGCACGCCAGCTAGCATTAGAATTAGATTCACTTAATCAAACTCGTAAGGAATTTGAACAAGAGATGAAAGCTGAAGCTCTAGCAATTTGTGCAAAATTGCCAAATTTAATAGATTACTCAGTAGCAAGTGGCATTATTTTATTCCAAGCTGATTGGCATCAAGGCGTTATTGGTATATTAGCCTCTCGGATAAAAGATCAATTTAATCGTCCTACCATCGTGTTTGCGCAAGAAGATGAGCAAAGCGAGTTATTGCGGGGGTCTGCCCGTTCAATTATTGGGGTGCATATGCGTGATTTGCTTGAGCGGATTGATACAAATTACCCCGATTTAATTATTAAATTTGGCGGCCATGCAATGGCAGCAGGGCTAACGATTGCTCGAGAAAAACTTCCTCAATTTGAACAGGCTTTTAATAATGTTGTTCAAACATTTATTGAGCCAGAACAGTTACAAGGTATTATTTATACTGATGGTGAATTGCAAACTAATGAATTGAACCTTGATACAGCAGAATTATTAAAACAAGCGGGTCCTTGGGGGCAACATTTTTCAGAGCCTATATTTGAGGGTGATTTTAAAATTTTACATCAGAAATTAGTAGGGCAGAAACATTTGGCATTAATTGTTGAAAGTAGTGAAGGTATGCAAATTGATGCAATCTGGTTTAATATTGATTTAAGGCAATATCCTGATTATTCAATTAAATCAGCCAAATTGATTTATAAATTGAATATAAATGAATTTCGAGGAAATCGAAATTTGCAATTATTAGTAGAAGATTTATCTATTTAA
- a CDS encoding OmpA family protein, translating to MKKTILSRGLLLTSIALAVTACGNLSKVSDEGTTENPVFPKISESEFNHDGSQFGSWPNWENVRQIERGMNKDQLYYLIGRPHFEEGLYGVREWDYAFNYRENGVHKICQYKILFDKNMNAQSFYWYPNGCNGNSSFNLSGDFLFDFDKDTLTVKGKEVVDNVAGQLKASGAQQVKIAGYTDRLGSEQYNLNLSQRRANMVKARLAQQGVVAQMEAVGYGKAHQVKACDGESGQALKDCLRPNRRVEISANGGVLKQNENGNVAGPNGPAPLYQTPAYNGNK from the coding sequence ATGAAAAAAACAATTCTTTCTCGCGGATTACTATTAACCAGTATTGCGCTTGCAGTCACTGCTTGTGGTAACTTAAGTAAAGTATCTGACGAAGGGACAACTGAAAACCCAGTATTCCCAAAAATTTCTGAATCAGAATTTAACCACGATGGCTCACAATTTGGTTCTTGGCCAAACTGGGAGAATGTTCGCCAAATCGAACGTGGTATGAATAAAGATCAACTTTATTACTTAATTGGTCGTCCGCATTTTGAAGAAGGATTATATGGTGTTCGTGAATGGGATTACGCATTCAACTACCGTGAAAATGGCGTACATAAAATCTGCCAATACAAAATTTTATTTGATAAAAATATGAATGCACAAAGTTTCTATTGGTATCCAAATGGTTGTAATGGTAATTCATCATTTAATTTAAGCGGTGATTTCTTATTTGACTTCGATAAAGATACTTTAACCGTAAAAGGTAAAGAAGTTGTTGATAATGTTGCTGGTCAATTAAAAGCATCAGGCGCACAACAAGTTAAAATTGCAGGTTATACTGACCGTTTAGGTTCTGAGCAGTATAACTTAAATCTTTCACAACGTCGTGCAAATATGGTTAAAGCTCGTTTAGCACAACAAGGTGTTGTTGCACAAATGGAAGCAGTAGGCTATGGTAAAGCACATCAAGTAAAAGCGTGTGATGGTGAATCAGGTCAAGCATTAAAAGATTGCTTACGTCCAAATCGCCGTGTAGAGATTTCTGCAAATGGTGGTGTATTAAAGCAAAATGAAAATGGTAACGTTGCAGGTCCAAATGGTCCAGCACCGCTTTATCAAACGCCAGCGTACAATGGTAATAAATAA
- a CDS encoding pyridoxal phosphatase, which produces MDYQAIAFDLDGTLLSNQGSILESSKRAIKQAQLLGLKIFIVTGRHHTAVRPYYIELGLDTPVVCCNGTYLYDFKHDKVLWGNPLTTEQAMLLIRSAQEKSLHLAVYTRDSMTYEMLNTHFTKLLAWVNSVDSSIRPDVRQVKFDDLLDGNSIIWKVLVSNPDLDKMQKFVDNLPLDQFSAEWSWVDRVDITAQGNTKGACLAELLKLEGISPEKVIAFGDNFNDISMLSLVGMGIAMGESDQEVQKSAKKVIGSHNENSIAYALTDLLKFEK; this is translated from the coding sequence ATGGATTATCAAGCAATTGCATTTGATCTTGATGGAACGTTGCTATCTAATCAAGGCTCAATTTTAGAGTCAAGTAAGAGAGCAATTAAACAAGCTCAATTGTTAGGGTTAAAAATCTTTATTGTTACAGGGCGTCATCATACTGCAGTTCGTCCGTACTATATAGAGTTAGGATTAGACACGCCCGTTGTTTGTTGTAATGGCACATATCTATACGATTTTAAACACGATAAAGTATTATGGGGTAATCCATTAACAACAGAGCAAGCTATGTTGTTAATTCGTTCTGCCCAAGAAAAATCGCTACATCTTGCTGTTTATACACGTGATAGTATGACTTATGAAATGCTTAATACACATTTCACAAAATTACTGGCTTGGGTAAATAGTGTTGATTCATCTATCCGCCCCGATGTTCGCCAGGTTAAATTTGATGATTTATTAGATGGCAATTCTATAATTTGGAAAGTGTTAGTTAGTAATCCTGATTTAGATAAAATGCAAAAATTTGTTGATAACCTACCGCTTGATCAATTTAGTGCTGAATGGTCTTGGGTTGATCGTGTTGATATTACAGCTCAAGGTAATACTAAAGGTGCTTGTCTAGCAGAATTGTTAAAATTGGAAGGAATTTCACCTGAAAAGGTTATTGCTTTTGGTGATAATTTCAACGATATAAGTATGCTGTCTTTGGTAGGAATGGGGATTGCAATGGGTGAATCAGATCAAGAAGTACAAAAAAGCGCTAAAAAAGTGATTGGCTCACATAATGAAAATAGTATTGCTTATGCTCTAACAGATTTATTAAAATTTGAGAAATGA
- a CDS encoding GNAT family N-acetyltransferase — translation MIIRKSKQEDFKQILSIYNQAIPTHQITADLEFVTEENRQQWFDFHLQSEKYPLWSVEEYSGVVGWFSFSPFYERSGFVHTAEISIYFDQSAKGKGYGSQVVQYMQNVMLDYEINTLMAYIFELNRVSIDLMKKHHFECWGRFPNIANMGRSIDGSEKWRTLVAMAFQKGVISD, via the coding sequence ATGATAATCAGAAAATCAAAACAAGAAGATTTTAAACAGATTTTATCTATTTATAATCAAGCTATTCCAACACATCAAATTACAGCAGATCTGGAATTTGTTACAGAAGAAAATCGTCAGCAATGGTTTGATTTTCATTTACAGAGTGAAAAATACCCACTTTGGAGTGTAGAGGAATATTCAGGTGTAGTTGGTTGGTTTAGTTTTTCTCCTTTCTATGAACGATCAGGATTTGTACATACAGCTGAAATTAGCATTTATTTTGATCAATCCGCTAAAGGAAAAGGGTATGGCTCTCAAGTTGTTCAATATATGCAAAATGTGATGTTAGACTATGAGATTAATACTCTAATGGCGTATATTTTTGAGTTAAATCGGGTAAGTATTGATTTAATGAAGAAACATCATTTTGAATGCTGGGGGCGCTTTCCAAACATTGCTAATATGGGAAGGTCAATAGATGGCTCAGAAAAATGGCGAACGTTAGTAGCAATGGCCTTTCAAAAAGGAGTTATAAGCGATTAG
- the dapA gene encoding 4-hydroxy-tetrahydrodipicolinate synthase, whose translation MSVPLFSGSIVALITPMCEGEIDFGELKKLIEFHIESGTHGIVLVGTTGESTTLTIDEQVRLIRKGVEYAAGRIPIIAGTGSNSTNEAITLTKLLEDSGIVGCLSVVPYYNKPTQEGMYQHFKTIAECTKLPQILYNVPSRTGSDLKPETVARLAKISNIIGIKEATGDLGRVTEIKRLAGNEFIFLSGDDATGLESIKLGGQGVISVTNNLAAADMAKMCEFALAGQFDEAEKINNQLVDLHRDLFIEGNPIPVKWAAYKMGLISQPSLRLPLTVLSEEAQPKVIAALESANLL comes from the coding sequence ATGTCAGTACCTTTATTTTCAGGCAGTATCGTTGCATTAATTACCCCAATGTGTGAGGGGGAAATTGATTTTGGAGAATTAAAAAAATTAATTGAATTTCATATTGAGTCAGGTACGCACGGTATTGTTCTTGTAGGCACAACGGGAGAATCAACTACACTTACTATTGATGAGCAAGTTAGATTGATTCGTAAAGGTGTAGAGTATGCAGCAGGGCGAATTCCGATTATTGCAGGTACAGGTTCAAATTCAACTAATGAAGCAATCACTTTAACTAAATTGTTAGAAGACAGTGGTATTGTGGGGTGTTTAAGTGTGGTACCATATTACAATAAACCAACCCAAGAGGGAATGTACCAACATTTTAAAACGATTGCAGAATGTACGAAATTACCACAAATTTTATATAACGTACCAAGTCGTACAGGCAGTGATTTAAAGCCCGAAACAGTTGCGCGTTTAGCGAAAATTTCAAATATTATTGGGATTAAAGAAGCAACAGGTGATCTTGGTCGTGTAACTGAAATCAAACGATTAGCGGGTAATGAATTTATTTTCTTAAGTGGCGATGATGCAACTGGGCTTGAGTCTATTAAACTTGGTGGCCAAGGTGTTATTTCAGTTACCAACAACCTTGCAGCAGCAGATATGGCAAAAATGTGTGAATTTGCTTTGGCTGGACAATTTGATGAAGCAGAGAAAATAAATAATCAGCTAGTCGATTTACATCGAGATCTATTTATTGAGGGTAACCCTATCCCTGTAAAATGGGCAGCGTATAAAATGGGGTTGATTTCTCAACCAAGTTTGCGTTTGCCATTAACTGTATTATCTGAAGAAGCACAGCCTAAAGTCATTGCAGCATTAGAAAGTGCAAATCTACTATAA
- the folD gene encoding bifunctional methylenetetrahydrofolate dehydrogenase/methenyltetrahydrofolate cyclohydrolase FolD — MSAQIISGSDLAYQIKQEIAQKISAFHGQGRRKPELAVILVGSDLASQIYVKNKRKSCAEVGIQSYTYELAEQTTETEILSLINKLNNAPNIDGILVQLPLPPHIDSTKIIDAICPDKDVDGFHPYNIGRLCQRIPTLRACTPYGIIKLLEKTGIEFLGKHAVIVGASNIVGRPMALELLLKGCTVTVTHRFTLDLATHIRQADILIVAIGKPSFIQGEWIKEGAVVIDVGINRVDNKIIGDIEFDVALEKASFITPVPGGVGPMTVAMLMQNTLQAYENHIQYNSDNF; from the coding sequence ATGTCTGCACAAATTATTTCAGGTTCTGATCTCGCTTATCAAATTAAGCAAGAAATTGCACAAAAAATTTCAGCTTTTCATGGTCAAGGGAGACGCAAACCTGAGCTGGCTGTTATTTTAGTTGGCAGTGATCTCGCCTCACAAATTTATGTAAAAAACAAACGTAAGAGCTGTGCAGAAGTAGGTATTCAATCTTACACTTATGAACTCGCAGAACAAACGACAGAAACTGAGATTCTCTCTCTTATCAATAAATTAAATAATGCTCCAAATATTGATGGTATTTTAGTTCAACTACCACTACCGCCACACATTGATAGCACTAAAATTATTGACGCTATTTGTCCAGATAAAGATGTTGATGGCTTTCACCCTTACAATATTGGCAGGTTATGTCAGCGTATCCCAACACTACGAGCCTGCACGCCTTATGGAATTATAAAATTACTTGAAAAAACTGGAATTGAGTTTCTCGGCAAACACGCTGTTATAGTTGGCGCATCAAATATTGTTGGTCGCCCAATGGCATTGGAATTACTGTTAAAGGGCTGTACCGTAACAGTAACTCACCGCTTTACCCTTGATTTAGCAACTCATATCCGCCAAGCAGATATTTTAATCGTTGCCATAGGCAAACCTAGTTTTATACAGGGAGAATGGATAAAAGAAGGGGCTGTTGTCATTGATGTCGGCATTAACCGTGTTGATAATAAAATAATCGGTGATATTGAATTTGATGTGGCATTAGAAAAAGCCAGCTTTATTACACCTGTACCAGGTGGCGTAGGGCCAATGACTGTTGCAATGTTAATGCAAAATACACTGCAAGCCTATGAAAATCATATTCAATATAACAGCGATAATTTCTAA
- the ubiG gene encoding bifunctional 2-polyprenyl-6-hydroxyphenol methylase/3-demethylubiquinol 3-O-methyltransferase UbiG has product MQNNDNNVDQLEILKFEKMAKTWWDPQGSFKPIHLLNPLRLAYISEKANGLFGKKVLDVGCGGGILSESMAKQGAIVTGIDMTTEPLNIAKQHSQQQNLEIDYQQITIEDFLQNQTACNAEKFDVITCMEMLEHVPDPLSIIKSCQQLLKPNGILFFSTINRTLKAYALVIIGAEYVLKLLPKGTHEFDKFIKPAELLSWCDDAKLRCSEIIGYHFNPITEKFWLNKDVSCNYIATLTHNNFSLANI; this is encoded by the coding sequence ATGCAAAATAATGATAATAATGTTGATCAACTAGAAATTCTAAAATTTGAAAAAATGGCAAAAACTTGGTGGGATCCGCAAGGTAGCTTCAAGCCGATTCATTTACTTAATCCATTACGTTTAGCTTATATTAGTGAAAAAGCGAACGGACTGTTTGGCAAAAAAGTGCTTGATGTTGGTTGCGGTGGAGGCATATTAAGTGAAAGTATGGCAAAACAAGGGGCAATCGTTACTGGAATTGATATGACGACTGAGCCACTGAATATAGCCAAACAACATTCACAGCAACAAAACTTAGAAATTGATTATCAACAGATTACTATTGAAGATTTTTTACAAAATCAGACCGCTTGTAATGCAGAAAAATTTGATGTGATTACCTGCATGGAAATGTTAGAGCACGTTCCTGATCCATTGTCTATTATTAAAAGTTGCCAACAACTGCTCAAACCAAACGGCATACTCTTTTTTTCTACGATTAATCGAACCTTAAAAGCCTATGCACTAGTTATTATTGGTGCGGAATATGTGTTAAAGCTACTTCCTAAAGGTACTCACGAATTTGATAAATTTATCAAACCAGCTGAATTACTCTCTTGGTGCGATGATGCAAAATTGCGATGTAGTGAAATAATCGGTTACCACTTTAATCCTATTACCGAAAAATTTTGGTTAAATAAAGATGTAAGCTGTAATTATATTGCAACACTAACACATAATAACTTTTCATTAGCTAACATATAA